The following is a genomic window from Paenibacillus sp. FSL R5-0766.
ATTTGAAGAGAAGAATGACTTAAACCGAAAGGAAATGATGATTGAATGTCAGCAAAATTGAAAGTTGGTATCGTCGGAGGAACAGGAATGGTGGGTCAGCGTTTTGTGGACCTGCTCGATCAACATCCATGGTTTGAAGTAACAGCTATTTCTGCAAGCGCCAATTCGGCAGGTAAAACATATGAAGAATCCGTACAAGGCAGATGGAAACTCGCAGTTCCTATTCCGGAAGCTGTGAAGAAAATCGTTGTTCAGGATGCTTCCCAAGTTGAAGCTTTTGCCAGTCAGGTTGATTTTATTTTCTGTGCGGTTGATATGAAAAAGAATGAAATTCAAGCGCTCGAAGAAGCTTATGCTAGAACAGGCACACCTGTCGTGTCCAACAACTCCGCTCACCGCTGGACAGCAGATGTACCTATGGTAATCCCTGAGATTAACCCGGGACATCTGGACGTGATTGAAGCTCAACGCAAACGTCTGGGTACAAAAACAGGATTTATTGCTGTAAAACCAAACTGCTCGATTCAGAGCTATGTGCCTGCACTGCACGCCTTGCGTGAGTTCAACCCGACTCAGGTTGTTGCTTCCACGTATCAAGCAATCTCCGGAGCAGGTAAAAACTTTACGGACTGGCCTGATATGCTTGATAATGTCATTCCATACATCGGTGGCGAAGAAGAGAAGAGTGAGCAGGAACCACTGCGGATCTGGGGTAGCATCGAAAATAATGAGATCGTCAAAGCATCGGCTCCATTAATTACAACCCAATGTATTCGTGTTCCAGTAACGGATGGACATCTGGCGACCGTGTTTGTAAACTTCGAGAAAAAACCAAGTAAAGACGAAATTTTGGAGCGTTGGTTGCAGTTCAAAGGCCGTCCGCAGGAACTGGCTCTGCCAAGTGCGCCAAAACAATTCATTACGTATTTTGAAGAAGAGAACAGACCGCAGACAAAACTGGATCGTGACATCGAACGCGGAATGGGTGTCTCCACAGGCAGACTGCGCGAAGACTCACTCTATGACTACAAATTCGTGGGATTGTCCCACAACACGCTCCGTGGAGCGGCAGGTGGTGCGGTTCTGATCGCAGAACTGCTTAAAGCTGAAGGATATATTCAACCGAAATAAGCATCAATGCATCATGAGCAGTATCAGATTTCTGAACAGGATATTTCATGAAAAACCATCACTCGTTGATGGTTTTTCTATTGTGGACAAGCATTGGTAAATCTACATTCTTATCGTAGCTACAGGTCTAACAGCAATGTTTTCACAAACAAATTACTAGGTTTACGAAACGTAGCAGTATCTTGGCAATAATAGTAATAATAGCAACACAAATCAAAACGCCGACAATCATGTCAGCGTTTTTTTACATTCCAGTATTTTGTTATGCCGCAGATGTCTTATCCGACTTATGCGGAAGCTGAGAGCGACGACCGAGCAGATAACCTGTCAGGGAAGCGAGCATCTGTTGAAATACCATGCCAAGCACAACCGGGACAGCAACAGGTGGCGGAAAATAAGAAACAGCCAGTACTGCGCCTGCGCTGATATTACGCATACCTCCATTGAACACCAGAGCGACCTGATCAGCCTCATTCCAGCCCAACAATCGGGCGATGAAGTAACTTAGCGCATAACCGAATGATGCCAGGAAAATAATGATGACTGCAAGACCAGCCAACTTCCAGTTGAAATCAGCCAAGTAGGGCGCAACGACAGACCCGTTAATCGCAACGACTGATGCCATGAACAATTTGGACAACGGATTCAACCTTGGTCCCCATACCGGGACAATGGCGCCTTTGGTCCACTCATTCAGCAGCATACCGAGCAGGGAAGGCACCACAATCATCCAGAACAGACTGCTCATCATGGCTGCTGTGTCCAGTGTGACACTGGTTCCGATTAACAGGGATAACACGCCGGGCACTACAAAAGGAGCAAGCATGGTATCAATCAGGATGATGGAAAGCGTAAGTGCGATATTGCCCCGATAGATACTGACCCAGATGAAGCTGCTGATTCCTGTCGGAATCACGGCTGCCAGAACCAGGCCCGTTATGGTATACGCATCTGTAGGGAAAACCAGATGACCCATACCAAGAGCAATTAGAGGCATCGCCAAATGCAAAATAAACAGACATACAAACAGGGGGAACGGCTTCTTCAGCACGTTCACAAAATCCCGTATCCCCAGACTGATACTTCCAGCGAACGTCATGAACGCAAAAAGCCAAGGAGATAAAAAGGTATAAGAAGAAAGAAAACTCCCGCATAACACGCCAATAATAATGCTGATTGGGGTAATCAGTGGCATGATGCGGTTCAAGCGTTGGTTCAAGGCTTGAAGCATAATCATGACATCCCTTTACCGTGTGATTTTACTATTATACATCTTAATAACGTTGGCTGCAGACCCATTTGCAATGAAGCAGTCTCAACAGGTATCATGGACTTGGAACAAGGATTCCGATTAGGAGAAGGGGAGATGATCATGTTTATAAGAAAAAGAAAGCACACATTAATGATGACAGGCCTTATTGCATCAAGTATTCTGCTGATTTCAGCCTGTTCTGTCGTGGAACAAGCCAATCAAAGTTTAAATTATGTGAGTGGGGCTACTGATTATATAGAACAGGTATCAAACGCCGGGGCTGATCTGCAAGAGCTCGCATCAAGTGCTGTGAATAATCCGGAGATTACAACGCAGATTCAGGAGAAAATCGATCTGATCCAAGCAGAAGCAAGTGAATTTTCTCAGTTGACTGCTCCTGCAATAGGAGAGAGCATTCATGAAAATCTGGTTAGTTACAATACTCAATTAACAGAAGTTGTAGACAATTTTGAGAATACAATTGCAGAGCAAGGTTTTACGGCAGAAAATTGGGAGAAGACGGGCATTCCTGAACTGATCACCAACATCAATAATTTGAAAGATCCGCTTAGCGGACTTCAGGGTGAATAAGTTGAATTGATCTTACCACATTAAGACAATCCAGTTTGGAATCGAATACTTGAGAAGGGCGAGATATCGGAATGATTGAATTACCGTTATGCTCGCTTTTTTTATTTTCCGAAACGGGATGCATATTTAATACCACAGGAGCTAGACTATATCATGTAAATAGGAGATGTATATGACATTTATCTCATATTTATGTGAAGATGAACTATGGTTTGACAAGGTTGGGACAGAGGCGTATGATAAAGTATATGAGTTAATAAAATATAGTTACTAACTATAAGTTTTTAACTGTACCTTAATATATTTTGCCAAAGGAGAACGGAGTCATGACGGAGCACAATGGAAAAGTAATCATTATTACAGGTGGAGCGAGTGGTATTGGCAAAGAGACAGCACTTCAACTTTCGGATCAAGGTGCGACTATTGTTGTCGCTGACTATAATGAAGACGGAGCGAAGAAGCTTGCGGCAGAGATTGAAGCAGCTGGCGGAACAGCGGGCGCGTACAAAGTGGATGTATCCAAAGGGGACGAGATCAAAGCCCTGATCGACTGGACCGTAGAGCAATATGGTACATTAAGCGGTATTTTCAATAACGCCGGCATTGGACTTGTGAAGCCATTTCTGGAGATGGACCCGGAATCCTATCATAGAGTCATTGATGTAGATCAGCACAGCGTATACTACGGTATGTATTATGGTGCGAAAAAAATGGTTGAATTAAATGTACAAGGTACTATTGTAAATACAGCTTCGATCTATGGAAGTGTTGCTGCAGTAGGCAGCTTCAACTACAACGCTGCCAAGGCAGCGGTTGTTATGATGTCCAAATCCGGTGCATTGGAACTTGCTGAGCATGGAATTCGTGTAGTTGGTGTAGCACCTGGCTTTATCGAGACACCGATTCTGGGTGATGACCAAGCCATGAAAGATGCGCTTGCTACTCAACATATGCGTGGAGAGCTCATTCAACCGGAGAAAGTAGCCAGTGTGGTTACATTCTTGTTCAGTGATGCAGCCAGCGCAGTGAACGGTACAACCGTAGCCGTAGATGATGGATTCCTCAGCTTCAAAACCAAATAAGTAACCTTCTAAAATTAAGAGAACTCAACTCAAAAAAACAGAAAAAAAACGGTGCAGAACGATTTATTCGTTTTGCACCGTTTTTGTATTTTCGTTATAAAGTAATCGTGGCATTTGAGATGGAAATAAGTTTGTCGAATTATCCCGAAAATTCAGAGATCGTGATACAATTAACAAGGCTATAGCTTTTTATCATTTTGTGGTGTCATATACAATTCGAACGCCAAGAGAGCCATAACTCTCTTCTTTGTAATGACATTGAGAACAGGTTTTGGTCGAACATAACGCATCGTTATGAACTTGTAATTTTTCGTTGCACTGTGGACATTTATTTTCAAAAAGAGTCTTCAACACGTTAAACATGCTTAATCACTCATTTCGGATTAATTTACTTGGTTTTTATTATAACGGATAATATTCTCCTTGTATAGCACTTTTAAGTGGTATCGAGATGAGATTTATATTGCACGAAAGGAAGCGCATAACCGATGGATGTTCTGCTTTTTGTCATCATGTTTATACTGGGTCTGGTCGGTTCATTTTTCTCCGGTTTGTTGGGTATTGGTGGGGCCATTATCAATTATCCGCTGCTGTTATATGTTCCATCCTGGATGGGACTGGAGCCATTCTCAGCACATCAGGTATCGTCGATTAGTATGTTTCAAGTATTTTTTGCTTCACTTGCCGGTGTGATTGCATTCCGCAGAAAAGTAAAAACGGGTAGAAGTGGTGGGGCGATCGTTCACCGCGGATTGGTGCTATACATGGGCTCCAGCATTCTTGCTGGCAGTCTGATCGGCGGGTTCATATCCGGTCATCTGGACGGAAGGGTTATTAATCTGATCTATGGCATTCTGGCGATCATGGCGATTGTGCTTATGCTGATTCCCGGAAAGGGAAAGCTTGATACCTCAGCTCCACTGGTGTTTAACCGATGGTTTGCAGCAGGCACTGCTTTTGCAGTAGGCATTGTATCAGGAATTGTTGGTGCGGGTGGTGCCTTTATCCTTATTCCTATCATGCTGACGATTCTTAACATCCCCGTACGAACGACGATTGCTTCTTCACTGGCGATTGTATTTATCTCCGCAATCGGCGGCGTTATAGGGAAAATTACGGGTGGAGACATTCCGATGGAACCCATCATCTATACGGTGATCGGCAGTCTGCTAGGGGCATCCCTTGGTTCACGGGTTAGTTCGATGATCAATGTGAGGGTACTTCGATATGCATTAATCGTACTTATCGCCATCACAGCGGTTAAAGTCTGGTCATCCATTCTGTAAAACCACGTATATGGGAATGAACAGTGACGATTTCGTAACCAAACGGTTGGATCGCCGTATAAAGGTTATGAACATGAGCTGAA
Proteins encoded in this region:
- the asd gene encoding aspartate-semialdehyde dehydrogenase — encoded protein: MSAKLKVGIVGGTGMVGQRFVDLLDQHPWFEVTAISASANSAGKTYEESVQGRWKLAVPIPEAVKKIVVQDASQVEAFASQVDFIFCAVDMKKNEIQALEEAYARTGTPVVSNNSAHRWTADVPMVIPEINPGHLDVIEAQRKRLGTKTGFIAVKPNCSIQSYVPALHALREFNPTQVVASTYQAISGAGKNFTDWPDMLDNVIPYIGGEEEKSEQEPLRIWGSIENNEIVKASAPLITTQCIRVPVTDGHLATVFVNFEKKPSKDEILERWLQFKGRPQELALPSAPKQFITYFEEENRPQTKLDRDIERGMGVSTGRLREDSLYDYKFVGLSHNTLRGAAGGAVLIAELLKAEGYIQPK
- a CDS encoding bile acid:sodium symporter family protein; translated protein: MLQALNQRLNRIMPLITPISIIIGVLCGSFLSSYTFLSPWLFAFMTFAGSISLGIRDFVNVLKKPFPLFVCLFILHLAMPLIALGMGHLVFPTDAYTITGLVLAAVIPTGISSFIWVSIYRGNIALTLSIILIDTMLAPFVVPGVLSLLIGTSVTLDTAAMMSSLFWMIVVPSLLGMLLNEWTKGAIVPVWGPRLNPLSKLFMASVVAINGSVVAPYLADFNWKLAGLAVIIIFLASFGYALSYFIARLLGWNEADQVALVFNGGMRNISAGAVLAVSYFPPPVAVPVVLGMVFQQMLASLTGYLLGRRSQLPHKSDKTSAA
- a CDS encoding DUF6376 family protein — protein: MMTGLIASSILLISACSVVEQANQSLNYVSGATDYIEQVSNAGADLQELASSAVNNPEITTQIQEKIDLIQAEASEFSQLTAPAIGESIHENLVSYNTQLTEVVDNFENTIAEQGFTAENWEKTGIPELITNINNLKDPLSGLQGE
- a CDS encoding SDR family NAD(P)-dependent oxidoreductase; this encodes MTEHNGKVIIITGGASGIGKETALQLSDQGATIVVADYNEDGAKKLAAEIEAAGGTAGAYKVDVSKGDEIKALIDWTVEQYGTLSGIFNNAGIGLVKPFLEMDPESYHRVIDVDQHSVYYGMYYGAKKMVELNVQGTIVNTASIYGSVAAVGSFNYNAAKAAVVMMSKSGALELAEHGIRVVGVAPGFIETPILGDDQAMKDALATQHMRGELIQPEKVASVVTFLFSDAASAVNGTTVAVDDGFLSFKTK
- a CDS encoding sulfite exporter TauE/SafE family protein, giving the protein MDVLLFVIMFILGLVGSFFSGLLGIGGAIINYPLLLYVPSWMGLEPFSAHQVSSISMFQVFFASLAGVIAFRRKVKTGRSGGAIVHRGLVLYMGSSILAGSLIGGFISGHLDGRVINLIYGILAIMAIVLMLIPGKGKLDTSAPLVFNRWFAAGTAFAVGIVSGIVGAGGAFILIPIMLTILNIPVRTTIASSLAIVFISAIGGVIGKITGGDIPMEPIIYTVIGSLLGASLGSRVSSMINVRVLRYALIVLIAITAVKVWSSIL